ACGAAATTGAAAAGGCGCATCCTGATGTGTTCAATATTTTATTGCAGGTATTAGACGATGGGCGTCTCACAGATGGTCAGGGCCGCACGGTGGATTTTCGCAACACGGTCATTGTCATGACCTCAAATTTAGGCTCCGACATTATTCAAGATATGGCGGACGATGATTACGACGAAATGAAGCGTGAGGTCATGGGTGCGGTAGCAGAGAATTTCCGTCCCGAGTTCATTAACCGTATTGACGAGTCTGTGGTCTTCCATCCGTTGGGCGCAGACAACATACGCGCAATTGCCAAGATACAACTTGCAGGGCTTGCTGAGCGACTTGAGGAACGCGAGCTGACACTCGAAATTTCGGATGCGGTATTCGAGCAGCTGTCTCGCGTTGGGTTCGATCCGGTGTTTGGTGCGCGGCCCTTGAAGCGCGCTATTCAACAATTGGTTGAAAATCCATTGGCTCAGGCGATTCTCGAAGGGCAATTCAACCCTGGTGACAGAGTTTACGCGGCGCTCGATGGGTCATCGCTTAAGTTCGCTCGCGAGGCAGTACGCGATCGAGCACCCGAAGCGCCGGCAACAAAGAGTTTGCATTAACTCAAAGGGACGTCCGCCCCCAGGCCTGTTGTGACAGGCCTTTTTATAGGGGCTCTCCTTGCGATGCCCTTCGCACAGCCCTTCGCACAGCCCTTCGCAATGCCCTTCGTAATGCCGTGAGTGATGCCCATTGCGATGTCGACTTCTCTTGCAGTGCAACTAAGCGTCGCGCGACTCGAGGGCATCAAAAAAAACCAGGTACTGACACAAGCAACCTCAGATGTCTGAGTTATTGAAAAAGTGCGGATCATGAGACCCGTGCTTCTTTGAAAGGAAAGGGTGGGTGCCGCAACAGGTTAAGTCGGGTGGAACGCTGAAAGAGGCCCGATCCAAAAGTGGTTTTAGCTTAATCGAACTCGCGGTCGTTCTCGCCATCATAGGAATTCTTGCGTCGATCAGCTATCCCAGCTACCTGCATCAGGTGGCACGCTCAACAATGACTGAAGGACGGCTTTATCTCGAGGTTTTAGCGGCGCTACAGGCGCAGTCGCGATTAGAGAACGGAAGGTTTTTGCTACTTGAAGACCTCCTCGACAAAGCATCGCCCTCTAGCCGTATGGCCAAATCATTTGAGGTGTCACAAACACTCAGTCCGGATTTTCTCCGTTTCCGAATCTTGCTTGTGCCTAAAGCCGGTAAGGACCTGCTAGGTCCAATGACGCTGGATAACTGGGGCCAGTTTCACAGCGATTACGCGTGGTAGAGGCGTTTTGGGCAAGGTTGGGGGGAGGGTGTGAGCCATGCTGATTGACTACTTGGTAGGCGCCGCCTTAGCGATCTCAGGTATGCTGGCCCTGCTCGTTTTCGGCACAGATATCATTCGCATGAACACTGAGGCGCGAGAGAACTGGCAGGCCCAAAATGCGCTGGCGGATTTTGCGGGGCGCAGATCAATCAACCCGAGTCATGACCTTGCCTCAGGCGACCTTTGTCAGGGGAGCGATCCAGCGTGGGTCGCGGCCTGGTGTCAATCACCCCAAGTTCAGTCGCTACCTAATGTCTGCGTGCACCTGAATCTCGAGAGCGCGAACATGACCCTTCGCTGGGGACAAGATGGCTGTGCGGGTGAGCGAGCGCTCTTTGCAATGCGCAGACTGTGAAGAAACACGGCACCATAGCGTCGCCTGTTAAGTACGCGCTGGGTTTTACCCTTACCGAACTGATGATCTCCCTGACTCTGGGGTTGGGGCTTGTGACGCTCATGATCGACACCATCGCTAGCATTTCTCGAGCGGGTCGGGTATCCGCTGAGGCCGCTGAAGCGACCGAGCGAGCCTATTTTATGATTGATGTCCTCGACGCCTGGGTGAGCCAGGCCGCTCCACTCATTGATCTTCCTTGGTTATCAATGAGTGAATCAGAACCCGTGAATGCAGGCTTAGTCTCTAAAAAAACCAGGACGGCAGGTGTTGCTTGGGCCTCGAACGCGTCGGGTGCAAGCGCTGCCCTTGGAAAAAAGAAAGCGCCTCTAGACATGGCACAAGAAATAGAGACGGTCCAAGCGACCCAAAAAGAGGGGAGCCCGAGAGTCGTTTATCCAATCCTGCTCAGTGATGATTCCATTGCAGCCGTCGATTTATGTGAATCGCCCACCATGTCGATATTTCCTTTAAACCGCTGGGGAGTAGCCGTCGCGAGTCCTGATAACTTGGCGTGCATCCCAGCACGTTATCGTGATACGTCAGCGCCCGCTCTCTTTATAGAGCGGCGTCTCAGATGCCCAAAGAATTGCAGCGGTGCCGGATTTTACGCGCTGTCACCCACCTGCTTTTGGGGTGATGAGACACGGCACTATCGTATTATCTGGGTGGAGGATCCGAGTGTGTTTTCCAAATGTTTCGCTACCGGAGATGCCGTTCGAGTATCTCGTTCGCTCGTCTATGTCCGAGACTACTCTTGGCGCGTCGGTGACGGTATGCCCGCAGTGATGTTGCGTGATTTGGCTCGCGAGCCGGATGCGCGATGGCTCCGCTCGACAATGCTTGCCCACAATACCAACGACTGGCGGATAATCTGCGTGAGCGAATGTAATGCTTTGGGCGGTGGCGCGCTCCTTGCGGGTGCCATTGATGTTCATTTCATAGCAACCCATCGGGACCAGTCGATCGGTATCCATCGAGTGCTTCCATCGGCGGATCGAGACGGTCCACAGAAGGATCCATAGCAAGCGTGACTAAGAACAAGGAACTTCGCCTCTCCTTGAGTAAACCCTCTAGGGATTTTGGAGCTGACAGGGTGTTGATGCCGCGTGAAGAGGGACGCGTGCTGTCGAGTGGTAGCGCTAAATCGACTGCTGTAACACGGGGTGGGCAGCGCGGCATGATCGTCACACTCACCGTAGCGCTTCTTTTGAGCATTGGACTGTTTCTATTGTTGGGGCCCTTTGAAATGGCGAGAGCAACGTGGTTATTGAGTCAAGGGTGAGAACCTAGATGCGACGACAGCGTTATTAGGTAAGCGCTCATTTTGTCAGCTGGGCGCGCTTGCGGGGTGGTTTTAGGCTGTTTGTCGATCAAAAAGTGGTCTTAGAATCGTCAATAATCACGATTTTGGCTCATTGCTTGACTTCAATAGGGGCGATAAAGACACTACGGAAAGTCACGCGAACGGCAACGGTTATTGGTGAGTACCCTTACCCTCTGACCCACTCTTATGACGGGATAGTTATTTGGGCTGTTTGCGGGTTCCGTCAGTGTTGCGCAGGTCTATGCGCCTCACGCTCGGGCTCGACACTGCGCTACCTCGCAGGACGGCCGAACACGGGTTTCGTGATCGATGTTCTGGATGGTGTCCGGAGCGATCCGGCCAGTGGTTCGTGCGACAGACCTCGGTGCGCACGCAAGAAGCAAACTCATTCAGCGTTCTCACCGTAAGGCATTAACACGGAGGGAGCGACACAGTGGAACAACTTTCAGGCGGAGACATGATCGTTCGCGCACTCGAAGACGAGGGCGTGGAATACATCTTTGGTTACCCCGGCGGTGCAGCACTGCACATCTATGACGCCATTTTTAAAGCCGATTCGGTACCCCATATTCTGGTTCGACACGAGCAGGCGGCAACGCACGCGGCGGACGGTTATGCGCGTGCAACCGGTAAGCCCGGTGTCGTCCTGGTGACCTCAGGGCCTGGCGCAACCAATGCTATTACGGGCATTGCGACGGCCTACATGGACTCGATACCAATGGTCGTTATTTCTGGTCAGGTACAGAGTCACCTGATCGGTGAGGATGCGTTCCAAGAAACCGATATGGTGGGGATTTCGCGGCCAATCGTGAAGCACTCCTTCATGGTTCAGCGGACTGAAGACATCCCAAGCATTATCAAAAAGGCGTTTTACATTGCGACGACAGGACGACCCGGCCCTGTTGTTGTTGATGTTCCGAAGGATCTCACGCATCCCGAACACAAATTCGATTACGCCTACCCAGAGACAGTCTCGATGCGCTCGTATCAACCGTCCGAAAAAGGTCATTCAGGACAAGTTCGCAAGGCGGCGCGGTTGTTGCTTAACGCCAAGCGCCCCGTGATCTATGCAGGTGGCGGCGTTATTCAGGGTGAGGGTAGTGAGTTGCTCACCCAATTGGCGCGTAAGCTCAATTATCCAGTGACTAACACCTTAATGGGTCTTGGCGCATACCCTGCGACCGATCGTCAGTTCCTCGGGATGCTCGGCATGCATGGTTTCTATGAAGCGAACATGGCTATGCATCACAGCGACGTCATTTTGGCTGTGGGCGCGCGCTTCGATGACCGGGTGACCAACACCGTTAGTAAGTTCTGTCCCGGCGCCAAGATCATTCACATCGATGTCGATCCTGCATCGATTGCAAAGATTGTCCCAGTTGACGTCCCTATCGTCGGCCCTGTGACCACCGTGCTGAAAGATCTCGACACACAGATTGATCAGCAGATGGTGGCCTCTGAGCGTGTCATGCCTGACGCAGACGCACTCGCTGAATGGTGGACACAAATCGAAAGCTGGCGCGAAGCGCATGGCTTGTGGCACGGGCGACGTTACGGTGAGTCCGATTTCATCATGCCGCAAGACGCGATTACGGCCTTATATGAGGCTACAAACGGTGAAGCGTATGTCACATCAGATGTTGGTCAGCATCAGATGTTTGCCGCGCAGTACTACAAGTTCGATTATCCGCGTCGCTGGATTAACTCAGGTGGCTTAGGGACGATGGGTTTCGGCTTGCCTGCGGCCATGGGTATTAAGCTTGCTTTGCCCGATTCGGACGTAGCGTGTGTCACGGGTGAGGGGAGTATTCAGATGAATATTCAGGAATTATCGACCTGCGCTCAGTACGACGTGCCCGTGAAGATAGTAAATCTTAGAAACAATTACTTGGGAATGGTGAAGCAGTGGCAGGACATGCAATACGACAGCCGTTATTCAGAGAGTCACTATGCAAGTTCCCTGCCTGATTTTGTGAAATTGGCCGAGGCCTATGGGCATGTAGGTATGCAGATCAAGGAAAAAGCGGATCTGGCACCCGCAATGCGAGAGGCCTTTGCAATGAAAGATCGTTTGGTGTTCCTCGATATTTTCGTAGAGCCACACGAGCATGTGTATCCCATGCACGTAGCACCCAACGGCGCGATGAAAGATATGTGGTTGAGCAAGACGGAGAGAACCTAGATATGAGACGTATACTTTCCGTTTTGATGGAGAACGAGCCCGGGGCGTTGTCGCGGGTGGTGGGGTTGTTCTCCCAGCGTGGTTACAACATTGAAAGTCTTAATGTGGCACCGACGACTGATCATACGTTGTCGCGGCTGACACTAACCACAACCGGTGACGATCTGAAGATTGAGCAAATTACGAAGCACCTTAACAAGATTGTTGATGTGGTGAAGGTTGTCGATCTCACAGAGGGTGCACACGTTGAGCGCGACATGCTGTTAGTTAAAGTTCGGGCTGAGGGTGCTCATCGAGATGAGGTTAAGCGAACAACCGATATCTTTCGGGGGCAGATCATCGACGTGGGTCCTTGCACTTACATCATTCAGCTTACAGGACCTATCGATAAGCTAGACTCGTTCCTTGCGGCACTCGGTGAGGCCGAAGTACTCGAGGTCGTTCGATCAGGGGTTGCGGGTATGGCACGAGGTGAAAAGGTACTCTCTGCCTGAGCGACGTGTTTGCGAGTGTTAGGAGCCTAGTGCGTCTATGCAATGTGTTTGAGTAGGTAAGGGGCCCTTGGCTGCCGTGCTGTGGGCTTTTCAACTAAATGAGCAGCCTCCATTTGAGAAAGCGCCCTTTCAATTGCCCCAACCGAAAGGCTTCCTGTCTTGTCGTCCGTCACTAATTTACGGGTGCTAAAGTAGTGGTTGACTCGCCGAAAGAATGGCCTTTTCGGCGAGTTAAAGAGCCGGTTTACCTTATTTCGATTCCCCGTCATACCGGTGGTGGGTAATCTTCGTGCGCCAGATATTTTTATTTTAATTAAGACACTCAGGGGTTACTTAATGACGCGACTATTCGGACTGAAACAAACGTTACTTTTGTCGTTTGTTCTTACCGCTGGACTCGTCACGGTTCTGTCTTCGGATAGGGCTAGAGCAAGTGAACCTCTCTCACCGACACTCCTGTCGGCGATTATGGTCATCATGGGCGGAGACGTGGACTCCGACGGTGATGGTGTTTCCGATCTTGATGATGCGTTTCCTGACGATGCGAGTGAGTCTGCCGACGCCGACGGTGACGGTGTCGGCAACAATGCAGATGCCTTCCCGTCAGATGCCAGCGAGACCCTTGATACCGATGGTGATTTAGTCGGTAATAACGCAGACAGTGATGACGATGGTGACGGCATTGATGATGACTACGATCCGCAACCACTCGTAGTGACCGATGTGGCGCCCTTGCTTGCTGACTTTAGTGAGGCATTTGGTGGCGCTGTCGTAGGCGATGATGGCTCATTTAGCTTCCCATCAGGTGCCGAATCGTGGGCCGGATTTGCTAACGAAAATACCTCTATTTACCCCATTGTCTTTGAATACGGTGGGCGCATTCAGTTCACGGCCTCAGTGCCCAGTGGTGGATCGGCTGATGTTCGCTTCCGGTTCGAGCGTCTGCCTCACCCTGACGTAGACCCCGCATACAATACTGAAGCCGTTACGGTATCGGGAGACGCGCCCACGCGTTACACGATCGATGTGCCTGCTCAAGGCAGCAAGACGTTTAGGTCCCTCATTCTGTATCTCAACGATAGGGATGTGGCGGTGGTTATCACCGATATTCTGGTTCGCCCTGCGAAAGCGCCGGTTGAGACCGATACTGATGGCGACGGTGTCGCCGACAGTGATGATGCTTTCCCCAATGATGCGAGTGAGAGTTTGGATACCGATGGCGATGGCATCGGTAATAACGAAGACACAGACGACGATAATGACGGCGTGCTGGACGGGGACGATTACGCGCCCTTAGACCCAGACGTCACAGAGCAACCGGCCGATGAGGTGCTCAGTGTATACGTTGATGGCGTAGTGGGCGGCGAGTGGGATCGAGGCATCAACGCCTTCGATCAGGCGCTTAACTGGGGTGATTGCAGTGTGAGCAGCGATTGCCCGTCGATCTCATGGGAAACCGTGACCGACGCGGAGCGGGGCGATGTGCTCCAGATCTCTCACGCAAATAACGCCAATCTGGCTGGGCTCTTCTTTGGGTCAACAACCGGTGTAGATGTATTAGGATTCATTAATGGCGCTATCGAATTCGATATCAAAGTAGTTTCGGGCGATGCGAACATTACGATGAAACTCGATTGCACCTACCCCTGCACTTCAGGCGATAAGCTCCTGGGTGAAAAGGGTGTCGGTGGCTGGGAGTCAGTCAGTGTCGCAATGGCGGGCTTAAATTCGAGTGGACTGGATTTATCAAAGGTGAATACAGGACTCGTCATTTGGGCGACGAAATTCCAGGATACCGTGTTTCAAATCGATAACGTTCGGTTTACCGGCTTTGATGCGGATGCTGACTCAACACCGGCGCCCGTAACGGTACCCTTTAAGCTCACCGAAATGGGTCTGGGCAGTTATTCAGATACGATAAATCCTGCGAGCTATCAGTGCGTGGAAGATTACGGCGCATGGCTTTACAACGCAGGTGTTGTTCCATTTACTAACCTAGGCACTTGCACCAACGTTGCCAACGCCAACCCCGTCAAGCGTTTGCCTCAGCTGGGCGGCGACGCGGCGCAAATGCACACGATGACGCACCGCTGGTGGGGCTCGTTGTCGTTCATTGGCGAAATGCGTACGGGTGACGCTAACGGTGCGGGTTACATCACTCCCGACCCCTTCATTGCGCGTATTTCAGAGCGTGGCCTGAGATTTATGAGTATTCCAACAGGTCTCTCGGGCGGCCAAGGTGGCTTTGGTTACAACATTCCAGACCCCTTCTCCGAAGTCTTCGATGGTGCCGCTATTGGTAACTCAGCGCACAGCAATATGGATGCGAAGCTTCTCGACTACTCTGAGGGCGCGGTCACAGCTGGCTGGTATGACGGTAGCACCTTGGTCATGGAAGCCACGTTTGTCTACGGTTCGCCGTATATCTTCTTCGAGGTGTACTCGGGCTCACCGCAGATCAAGACTTGGCCGAATGCGACATCGGGTCAACGAGGTATTTGGCATGAGGGTGGCAACAGCCTCGGCGTATGGACCGCCATCGCAGGGGGTCGAAATAATTTCCTTGTGGTTGGGGACGCGGGTACGAGTTTTAGTAATACCGAGACCGCCGTTGTAACGATCGACTCGCCCAATAATTCATTTACCTTGGCTTGGTCACCGGATGACTCAACGGCAACGCGCCAGAGTCTCGAGGCGTATGCCCGAAATGTGGTGCGCGATGTAGTGATTGATTACGCCGTCGATCGTGCGGATAACAGCGTTACGGTGAGCCATCGCTATATGGACACAAGCGGTGAGGCTGTGCAGACGATGGCTGGGCTTATGCCACTTCACTGGAAACGTGCCTCAGGTCTGACGTATGCCATTTCCACACGCAGTGCGAGAGGCGTAATCAAGTTCGCTCCCGCGAGTGGGTTTGACTACGAGCTGCCCACTGTTGGTGTTCTCCCATCGCTCCCGGTCATTGACGGGTCGCTGGACAATGACACGCTGCGCAGCTTAGTAAGTGAGTTTGTCGCGCTTGGGTCGGGTGCGTGGAATGCCCGCGTTGACACCTACTGGAACGGTAAAGAGGTCGGTCGCGTGGCGGAGGTGTTGGCGCTTGCAGACCAGCTTGAAATGACTTCAGAGGCAACCGCTTTACGCGATTGGCTAAAGGAAGAGCTCGCTGACTGGATGAGTGCCGAGCGCAATGGCACGCTCGACGATGGTAACTACTTTGTTTATGACGACGACTGGAACACGCTGTTAGGTATGGAAGAGTCGTTCTATGCACACACGTTGTTGCAAGACCATCATTTCCACTACGGCTACTTCATTCGCGCCGCTGCAGAGGTTTGTCGCGTTGACAAAGCCTTCTGTAGCGCAGAGCAATACGGTTCCATGTTCGAGATGCTCATTCGAGATTATGCGGCCGGGCGTGATGACGCGCTGTTCCCTTACCTGCGTAATTTTGACCCAGCTAATGGTTTCTCTTGGGCATCGGGTGAGGTGAATTTCGCAAGGGGTAACAACAACGAGTCTACTTCCGAGGCGGCAAATGCCTACGGCGCAATGGTGCTTTATGGCCTAGTGACTGGAAACGACGACATTGCCGAGCGTGGCATGTATCTCCACGCTTCGACCTCAGCGAGCTACTGGGAGTACTGGAACGACATCGATGGGTGGCGTGGTGGCGACCCTGAGAAGCGTAACTTCCCACCGGATTACCCTCGAATTACGACCTCGATTATTTGGGGTGAGGGCAGTGCGTTTTCTACATGGTTCAGTCCCGCTTTTGCGCATATTTTGGGCATTCAGGGATTACCCTCTAATCCATTAATCATGCACGTGGGTCTCTACGCTGACTACCTCGACGACTACGTGGCCTTGGGTCTGGAAGAGTCGTCAAACGATAAGCCTTCTGGGTTGCCGGCTGGGCAGTGGACCGATCTTTGGTGGAATCTTTGGGCAATGACTGACGCCGACAGCGCCATTGCTGACTATGAGGCGACTGCCAGCTATGAGCCGGAGTACGGTGAAGCGCCAGCCCATACTTATCACTGGCTTTACACGATGAGGGCCCTCGGTGAGCTTCAAACGGGCACCGGAGAGCTTACGGCAGACTATCCTGCGTCAATGGCTTTCAAAACGGGCGGCACCACGCACTATGTGGTCTATAACTATGGCGACAGTGCGCGAACAGTAACCTTTAGTGATGGCACGACCGTCACGGCGGCAGCTAACGCGTTTACGCTCGAGCAGCGATAGGCCTTGCGATGTGGTGGGGGTGCGAAGGCATCCCCCTCCATTACAAGCGCTTCATCAGGACGCCTAAAAAGACCTGACGTCACCTAGCACCAAGCGAGTCATCACTTAGGTATCTGAGCGAGCGCGCTCGGCGCAGGCTTCTCGGGGTGTTTGCTTGCCATGCCATAGCGACATTTTAGAGAAAGCCTAGCGAAGGCCGATCTGATGCGAACAAAAATCGAGGTGAAAGCGAGTATTCAGCCGGCGCGGTTGTCAGAGTTAACCGTTACGCGGTTCATGCAACGATAACCGGGTAGGTAATCTGCCAGTGCGTAGTGTTGGGTCACTCGGTTGTCCCACATTGCAACTGAATTGTCGCGCCACCGAAATCGAACTTGATGTTCAGGTTGATCAATGTGTTGGTAGATGTACTCAAGCAAGCGGTCGCTCTCAGCTCTTAGCATGCCAACGATGTGCTGTGTAAAGGAGCGGTTCACGTTTATGTACTTTGCACCGGTAACAGGGTGAGTTCCAATGACCGGATGAACCCATGCACCGTTACTTCTGACTCCTTCGTTCATAGCTTCTACATTTTTATCAGGGCCTAAGTAGTCATTTCGGAAGCAACCAATATCATGCACGGCTTCAAGTGGGTCTAGCATCGCGCGCATAGCGGGCGCCAAGTTGTCATAAGCAAGCGCCATATTCGCCCAGAGAGTGTCCCCCCCTGTTTCGGGAACTGATTTTGCATAAAGAATCGACATGAAGGGCGGGGCCTCGCGGAACGTGAGGTCCTTGTGCCAGTCATTGGTGTCAGGGGGTCGATTTTCATCATTTTCCAACACCGTAATGGCGGGGATGCGTTCGTGGTTTTGGTACACAGGGTGGGGGATATCGATCTCACCAAAGTGCGCACCGAGTGCAATGTGTTGCTCAGGTGTTATCTCTTGATCGCGAAAAAACACCACTTGGTGCGCCATCAACGCGTCATAGACGGCCTGTGCACCCTCGGCATTGATATGTCCTAAGTCAATATCTAATTCGGCACCAAGAGCTGGTGTGAGACGCTCAATTCGCACTGTTTTTCCCCGCTGTCTGGACCTTTGACCTGAGTCATCGATTCGGTTTTTTTGGCGAGGATAGACCCGAGCCTGGCACCTGCGCAATAGAAACCGAGTAACTTTAAACGGCAATTCGTTGCGCGCTAAAGACGCTAGGTGACGGCGTTATGATCGTAAACGTTATGTCGGAATTAAAACGGGCAGCGTAGCCTCTCCTTATCAGAGGAGGGGTCATGCAGTGCTTGGAAGCTCGCGGTTGATGGTTGCTGATAACTCGGTTTCAGTGCTCAATTCGGCGGGGACCAACTGGTCTTCTTCGGCAATGTCACCTGCGCGTGGATCTTGCTGCAGGGCTGCAGGGGCCGTGGCCGAAGTGGCTGCGACAAAACTGCTTTGCTCTTCAGTGGCAACGGCGGTAATGCCCTTAGGCTGAATGGCAATAAAGACGGCAATCAGCGCGCAAGCGATGGCTATGAGCGTGAAAAGGATGTCGCCCTCTGCCGAGCGCATGGCCCAGCCAAAGATGAATGAACCAATGGCGGCGCCCACAGCATTGAGTAACAGCACAGACGAACCAATCATCACGAACTCGCCGCGCTCTGAGTTATCGGCTGCTTTCGCTAGGGAGATGGCATAGAGCGAGTTGCTGGCGGCGCCAAAGGCGGCTGCACCAATGAGTAGCGATACAGTATCGGTGGCTATCGAGAGATAAAGCGCGGCCAAGCTGCTCATTACGCAAAGGAAGGTTAAGACGTAGCGCCGGTCAATATGATCGGATGCGAGACCGATCGGGTACTGAACGAGCGCACCTCCCAAGATGCTCACGGCAATAAACGTTGGTGCGAACTCTGCATCCCCTGTGACGCTCACGACATGAACTGCGCCGAGTGTCCAGAACGTGCCAATCACAACACCTGACCCCAGCGCGCCTGCGAAGGCAGTGTGCGAGCGTCGGTATAACTTCAAAAAGTCGATGCGCGTTGCGGGTACGGGGGCGGGTGCGAGTGAACTGGTGAGGCTTACCGGAATGATCGCGCACCCAATCAGAATAGAGATTACGGCAAATACTTGTGCCGCGTCCCCGTAAGTCAGTCCCAGAATGCCTTGGCCTGCCGCCATGGCGGTCAACACAATGAAGGTATAGATGCCCAGCACACGGCCATGGCTTCGCTCATCTGCTTGGTCCGATAGCCAGCTTTCAACCACCGTGTAGGCACCGCACATAACGGCGCCCAGTAGGAAGCGCGTGAGAATCCATACCCAACCTGCATCGGTCATCGGTAGTACCTGGAAGCAACACAGGAATACAGCCATCAAAGTAGTAAAGCTGCGAATGTGCCCAACTTTGGCGATGATGTGTGGTGTGACGAGCGCGCCTGAAATAAACCCAACAAAGTAGGCTGAGCCGGAGAGTCCAATGACCGCTTGCGACAGACCAATCTCGCTCGCCATTAGCGGCAAGAAAGTCATGTGAAGACCGTGCCCCGTTAACAAAAACGCGGTAGTCAGTAGCAGTGAAAATACAGATCGAACGCAGCTCATTTCGCTCGGCCAAGGTGATTTCGGAGCGCGCATTCTCAATATTTTTTGTTGCCGCGCAAGTGTTCTAATTTGTGAATTTTGCGCTTAACGCAACCTGTGAATTTTCACTCCGTTTGAGTGCAAAGTAATTCGTCTTATCCACCGTGAATACTGCGTTTCGGGATGATTTGATCGCGATGTGTTACAGCTGACTGGGGATGGATTTTTACAGTTTTCGACTTACCAAAAGAGGAAGTTAAATGGCGTAGACCCTCATCCGATTAGTGAGGTGATGAGTTTGTGAAATCCCTTAATTGGTTCGTGGCAGAATGAATCGATAGACCTTCCTC
The Candidatus Paraluminiphilus aquimaris genome window above contains:
- a CDS encoding type IV pilin protein — encoded protein: MPQQVKSGGTLKEARSKSGFSLIELAVVLAIIGILASISYPSYLHQVARSTMTEGRLYLEVLAALQAQSRLENGRFLLLEDLLDKASPSSRMAKSFEVSQTLSPDFLRFRILLVPKAGKDLLGPMTLDNWGQFHSDYAW
- a CDS encoding acetolactate synthase 3 large subunit translates to MEQLSGGDMIVRALEDEGVEYIFGYPGGAALHIYDAIFKADSVPHILVRHEQAATHAADGYARATGKPGVVLVTSGPGATNAITGIATAYMDSIPMVVISGQVQSHLIGEDAFQETDMVGISRPIVKHSFMVQRTEDIPSIIKKAFYIATTGRPGPVVVDVPKDLTHPEHKFDYAYPETVSMRSYQPSEKGHSGQVRKAARLLLNAKRPVIYAGGGVIQGEGSELLTQLARKLNYPVTNTLMGLGAYPATDRQFLGMLGMHGFYEANMAMHHSDVILAVGARFDDRVTNTVSKFCPGAKIIHIDVDPASIAKIVPVDVPIVGPVTTVLKDLDTQIDQQMVASERVMPDADALAEWWTQIESWREAHGLWHGRRYGESDFIMPQDAITALYEATNGEAYVTSDVGQHQMFAAQYYKFDYPRRWINSGGLGTMGFGLPAAMGIKLALPDSDVACVTGEGSIQMNIQELSTCAQYDVPVKIVNLRNNYLGMVKQWQDMQYDSRYSESHYASSLPDFVKLAEAYGHVGMQIKEKADLAPAMREAFAMKDRLVFLDIFVEPHEHVYPMHVAPNGAMKDMWLSKTERT
- the ilvN gene encoding acetolactate synthase small subunit — encoded protein: MRRILSVLMENEPGALSRVVGLFSQRGYNIESLNVAPTTDHTLSRLTLTTTGDDLKIEQITKHLNKIVDVVKVVDLTEGAHVERDMLLVKVRAEGAHRDEVKRTTDIFRGQIIDVGPCTYIIQLTGPIDKLDSFLAALGEAEVLEVVRSGVAGMARGEKVLSA
- a CDS encoding glycosyl hydrolase; protein product: MTRLFGLKQTLLLSFVLTAGLVTVLSSDRARASEPLSPTLLSAIMVIMGGDVDSDGDGVSDLDDAFPDDASESADADGDGVGNNADAFPSDASETLDTDGDLVGNNADSDDDGDGIDDDYDPQPLVVTDVAPLLADFSEAFGGAVVGDDGSFSFPSGAESWAGFANENTSIYPIVFEYGGRIQFTASVPSGGSADVRFRFERLPHPDVDPAYNTEAVTVSGDAPTRYTIDVPAQGSKTFRSLILYLNDRDVAVVITDILVRPAKAPVETDTDGDGVADSDDAFPNDASESLDTDGDGIGNNEDTDDDNDGVLDGDDYAPLDPDVTEQPADEVLSVYVDGVVGGEWDRGINAFDQALNWGDCSVSSDCPSISWETVTDAERGDVLQISHANNANLAGLFFGSTTGVDVLGFINGAIEFDIKVVSGDANITMKLDCTYPCTSGDKLLGEKGVGGWESVSVAMAGLNSSGLDLSKVNTGLVIWATKFQDTVFQIDNVRFTGFDADADSTPAPVTVPFKLTEMGLGSYSDTINPASYQCVEDYGAWLYNAGVVPFTNLGTCTNVANANPVKRLPQLGGDAAQMHTMTHRWWGSLSFIGEMRTGDANGAGYITPDPFIARISERGLRFMSIPTGLSGGQGGFGYNIPDPFSEVFDGAAIGNSAHSNMDAKLLDYSEGAVTAGWYDGSTLVMEATFVYGSPYIFFEVYSGSPQIKTWPNATSGQRGIWHEGGNSLGVWTAIAGGRNNFLVVGDAGTSFSNTETAVVTIDSPNNSFTLAWSPDDSTATRQSLEAYARNVVRDVVIDYAVDRADNSVTVSHRYMDTSGEAVQTMAGLMPLHWKRASGLTYAISTRSARGVIKFAPASGFDYELPTVGVLPSLPVIDGSLDNDTLRSLVSEFVALGSGAWNARVDTYWNGKEVGRVAEVLALADQLEMTSEATALRDWLKEELADWMSAERNGTLDDGNYFVYDDDWNTLLGMEESFYAHTLLQDHHFHYGYFIRAAAEVCRVDKAFCSAEQYGSMFEMLIRDYAAGRDDALFPYLRNFDPANGFSWASGEVNFARGNNNESTSEAANAYGAMVLYGLVTGNDDIAERGMYLHASTSASYWEYWNDIDGWRGGDPEKRNFPPDYPRITTSIIWGEGSAFSTWFSPAFAHILGIQGLPSNPLIMHVGLYADYLDDYVALGLEESSNDKPSGLPAGQWTDLWWNLWAMTDADSAIADYEATASYEPEYGEAPAHTYHWLYTMRALGELQTGTGELTADYPASMAFKTGGTTHYVVYNYGDSARTVTFSDGTTVTAAANAFTLEQR
- a CDS encoding TauD/TfdA dioxygenase family protein yields the protein MRIERLTPALGAELDIDLGHINAEGAQAVYDALMAHQVVFFRDQEITPEQHIALGAHFGEIDIPHPVYQNHERIPAITVLENDENRPPDTNDWHKDLTFREAPPFMSILYAKSVPETGGDTLWANMALAYDNLAPAMRAMLDPLEAVHDIGCFRNDYLGPDKNVEAMNEGVRSNGAWVHPVIGTHPVTGAKYINVNRSFTQHIVGMLRAESDRLLEYIYQHIDQPEHQVRFRWRDNSVAMWDNRVTQHYALADYLPGYRCMNRVTVNSDNRAG
- a CDS encoding MFS transporter, with amino-acid sequence MSCVRSVFSLLLTTAFLLTGHGLHMTFLPLMASEIGLSQAVIGLSGSAYFVGFISGALVTPHIIAKVGHIRSFTTLMAVFLCCFQVLPMTDAGWVWILTRFLLGAVMCGAYTVVESWLSDQADERSHGRVLGIYTFIVLTAMAAGQGILGLTYGDAAQVFAVISILIGCAIIPVSLTSSLAPAPVPATRIDFLKLYRRSHTAFAGALGSGVVIGTFWTLGAVHVVSVTGDAEFAPTFIAVSILGGALVQYPIGLASDHIDRRYVLTFLCVMSSLAALYLSIATDTVSLLIGAAAFGAASNSLYAISLAKAADNSERGEFVMIGSSVLLLNAVGAAIGSFIFGWAMRSAEGDILFTLIAIACALIAVFIAIQPKGITAVATEEQSSFVAATSATAPAALQQDPRAGDIAEEDQLVPAELSTETELSATINRELPSTA